A stretch of the Theileria equi strain WA chromosome 1, complete sequence genome encodes the following:
- a CDS encoding hypothetical protein (encoded by transcript BEWA_021390A), which yields MNLLRTSVIVRERLQFLLFSVPSRLLFRHRRSLDTVPRTKYLWISTSFCSRSSRGLPSNPFCGHLYTSFLHTLGFLGHDSMVL from the coding sequence ATGAATCTTTTAAGGACCTCTGTGATAGTCCGGGAGCGGCTACAGTTCCTTTTATTCTCCGTACCGTCACGTTTGTTATTTCGCCATCGCCGTTCTCTGGACACAGTTCCTCGCACAAAATATCTATGGATCAGCACTAGTTTCTGTTCCAGATCGTCCAGGGGGTTGCCAAGTAACCCATTCTGTGGTCATCTATATACTTCATTCTTGCATACTTTGGGGTTCCTAGGCCATGATTCCATGGTTCTATAG